One window of the Mytilus galloprovincialis chromosome 14, xbMytGall1.hap1.1, whole genome shotgun sequence genome contains the following:
- the LOC143058520 gene encoding vitelline envelope sperm lysin receptor-like yields the protein MFVLQFLTCLLLTVAVRSTVPKGYILDVSQFCGQISNSADYSGTGANVTIKSDLYVQAQIKCRQGLVTLNPINETNTETTLTLCYTNDTSPGCPCEFNTPSNKSNFYSAELQVFWGFNNGTLMNEYETYTISCIAEGNGTGIVARKDIDEDYLPVNHELVKSLGRDYTAAEGNATLELIDILGNVISDAKVAMSKKVQLLLTVETDYYQGVIPYDCRAVSKDGATSYRFLLAGCGDGTIIPKNKGFTTKTGAGNTKTATSPFFKVFKLLETTKKGGISYECSFTVCNATCDGSSCAMRNKRSADSLAEIEEQEKVKTPLYHIQRLEDRVEDRLDQSRQELSDLKMDTRLKLASLEIVGIGAVALLSLVIATYSCIRVEQKRQREKVSAMASSA from the exons ATGTTCGTCTTACAGTTCTTGACTTGTCTTCTGCTAACA GTTGCTGTCAGATCTACTGTACCAAAAGGCTACATTTTGGATG TTTCACAATTCTGTGGCCAGATCTCTAATAGTGCTGACTATTCTGGAACCGGAGCTAACGTGACCATCAAATCGGATCTATATGTCCAAGCACAGATCAAGTGTCGACAAGGTCTCGTCACGCTCAACCCAATTAATGAAACCAATACTGAAACCACCCTCACTCTGTGTTACACAAACGATACGAGCCCTGGATGTCCCTGTGAATTTAAT ACCCCATCGAACAAATCTAATTTCTACTCTGCTGAATTGCAAGTCTTCTGGGGATTTAACAACGGCACATTAATGAATGAATATGAAACTTACACAATTTCCTGTATTGCCGAAGGAAATGGAACTGGAATAGTTGCGAGGAAGGATATAGATGAAGA ctaCCTTCCTGTAAACCACGAGTTGGTTAAATCTCTCGGCCGTGATTATACTGCTGCCGAAGGAAATGCAACTCTTGAATTGATTGACATTCTTGGTAACGTGATATCAGATGCTAAAGTTGCTATGTCGAAGAAAGTTCAGTTGTTATTAACTGTCGAAACCG ATTACTACCAAGGCGTGATTCCATACGATTGCAGGGCTGTCAGTAAGGATGGGGCAACAAGCTACCGATTTCTGCTAGCTGG GTGTGGAGATGGAACCATCATTCCAAAGAACAAAGGTTTCACAACCAAAACCGGTGCAGGTAACACAAAAACCGCCACCAGTCCATTCTTTAAAGTATTCAAGTTATTGGAAACTACAAAAAAGGGTGGAATCTCCTACGAATGTTCATTTACAGTTTGCAACGCCACCTGTGACGGG TCATCATGTGCCATGAGAAACAAGCGATCAGCAGATTCTTTGG CTGAGATAGAAGAGCAAGAGAAAGTGAAGACACCATTGTACCATATTCAGCGATTAGAAGATCGTGTGGAAGATCGTCTAGACCAATCACGACAGGAACTTAGCGACCTGAAAATGGATACTCGTCTGAAGCTTGCTTCCCTTGAAATCGTCGGTATCGGAGCTGTTGCGTTGTTATCACTTGTAATCGCCACATATTCATGCATCCGAGTGGAACAGAAACGCCAACGTGAAAAAGTGAGCGCAATGGCGTCCTCGGCATAA